From Halorussus lipolyticus:
GTAGTCGCCGACCGAACCGTTGGTAATCCACATCTTGTTCCCGTTAATCACCCACTCGTCGCCGTCCTTCTCGGCCTGCGTCGAGACGCTGGACACGTCGGAACCGGTGTCGGGTTCCGAAATCGCCGCGCCCATGATGGCGTCGCCCTCGGCGACCGGGGTCAGGAATCGCTCTTTCTGGTCGTCGGTTCCGAACTCCATGATGGCGTCCGCGCCGAACGCCGCCGACGTGATACAGAGGCCGATGCCGGGGTCCACGGCGAATAGCTCCTCGGTGATGATGGCCGATTCGAGGTTGCTGTAGCCAGCGCCGCCGTACTCGATGGGAATGTGGGCACCGAGGAGTCCCATCTTGGCGGCCTCGTCCATGATTTCGTAGGGGTACTCCTCGTTCACGTCGTACTCGCTGGCTATCGGCGCGATTTCGTTCTCGGCGAACCGGCGCACTTCCTCTCGAATCTGTTTCTGTTCGTCGGAGAGTCCGAAGTCCATGAGTCAAGATTACATACCCTCCCCTAAATTCCTTTGTAACCGTAAGTAAACTCGTCCAGAGTTTCTAACTTGTGATAGGGAAACGTTGAAACGCCCGGAAAACGACTTCACGAACATGGACGTCGAAGATATCAACACCATTGCGGTTCTCGGGGCGGGTAACATGGGCCACGGCATCGCGGAAGTCGCGGCCCTCGCGGGCTACGAGGTCAACCTGCGCGACATCAAAGACGAGTTCGTGCAGAACGGCTACGACCAAATCGAGTGGAGCCTCGACAAACTCGCCGAGAAGGACCAGATTTCCGACGACGAGGCCGAGGCGACCCTCGACCGAGTGACGCCGCTAGTAGACTTCGAGGAGGCCGTCTCGGACGCCGATTTCGTCATCGAGGCGGTCCCCGAGAAGATGGAGATAAAGAAGGACGTGTACGGCGAGTTGGAGGAGTACGCCCCCGACGAGGCCGTCTTCGCCACCAACACCTCCAGCCTCTCGATTACGGAACTCTCGGAGGTCACCGAGCGCCCCGAGCGGTTCTGCGGGATGCACTTTTTCAACCCGCCGGTCCGGATGCAGTTGGTCGAGGTCATCTCCGGCGCACACACCGACGACGAGGTGTTGGACCTGACCGAGGACCTCGCCGAGGCGATGGGCAAGTCGCCGGTTCGCGTCCGGAAGGATAGCCCCGGTTTCATCGTCAACCGAATCCTCGTCCCGCTGATGAACGAGGCGGCGTGGATGGTCGAATCCGGCGAGTACACCATCGCGGAGGTTGATAGCGCGACCAAGTTCGACATCGGTCTCCCGATGGGGAGCTTCGAACTCGCAGATCAGGTCGGAATCGACGTGGGCTACCACGTCCTCGAATACATGCACGACGTGCTGGGCGACGCCTACGAACCCTGCCCGCTCCTCGCCGAGAAAGTCGAGGACGAGAAACTCGGCAAGAAGACGGGCGAAGGCTTCTACGACTACGACGACGGCGGCGCGGACATCCCGACCGACGCCGGGAACGAGGACGCCGTGCATCGCTTGCAGGCCGTGATGGCCAACGAAGTCGCCAAACTCGTCGGCAACGACGTGGCGAATCCCGACGCCATCGACGAGGCCGTGATGCTCGGCGCTGGCTTCCCCGAAGGCCCCGCCAAGATGACCGACGACGCAGGCCTCGACACGCTGGTCGAGACGCTCGAAAGTCTCCACGACGAGACCGGCGCGGAACGCTACGAAGTCGCCGACTACCTCCGCGAGGCCGCCGACGAGGGCGGCTTCTACGGCGGCGACGACGACAGCGAATCGGGAGCCTACGACTACGACACCATCCGCGTCGAGAAACCCGGCGAGATGGTCGGCAAGGTCGTCCTCGACCGACCCCACCGGATGAACACCATCAGCGACGAACTCCTCGACGACC
This genomic window contains:
- a CDS encoding 3-hydroxyacyl-CoA dehydrogenase/enoyl-CoA hydratase family protein; protein product: MDVEDINTIAVLGAGNMGHGIAEVAALAGYEVNLRDIKDEFVQNGYDQIEWSLDKLAEKDQISDDEAEATLDRVTPLVDFEEAVSDADFVIEAVPEKMEIKKDVYGELEEYAPDEAVFATNTSSLSITELSEVTERPERFCGMHFFNPPVRMQLVEVISGAHTDDEVLDLTEDLAEAMGKSPVRVRKDSPGFIVNRILVPLMNEAAWMVESGEYTIAEVDSATKFDIGLPMGSFELADQVGIDVGYHVLEYMHDVLGDAYEPCPLLAEKVEDEKLGKKTGEGFYDYDDGGADIPTDAGNEDAVHRLQAVMANEVAKLVGNDVANPDAIDEAVMLGAGFPEGPAKMTDDAGLDTLVETLESLHDETGAERYEVADYLREAADEGGFYGGDDDSESGAYDYDTIRVEKPGEMVGKVVLDRPHRMNTISDELLDDLGDAVDALEEDDEVRALLLVGEGDKAFSAGADVQSMTAGGGDPLQAVELSKTGQETFGKLEACPMPVVAAIDGYCLGGGMELATCADMRLATERSEMGQPEHNLGLLPGWGGTQRLKHIVGEGRAKEIIFTADRFDPETMADYGFLNEVVDVSEFEDRAFELAADLAGGPPIAQKYTKRAMLAGRDDTDAGLAVESQAFGQLMNTDDLMEGITAFMGDGEPDFQGK